One region of Zingiber officinale cultivar Zhangliang chromosome 7B, Zo_v1.1, whole genome shotgun sequence genomic DNA includes:
- the LOC122004611 gene encoding uncharacterized protein LOC122004611 has translation MLETKNLVTSGRITDGAERDRGGGEKRLRLTKVKKLSSIGLGCVASFLNFPHQIPFFLERCTVQSRDSNPIPTHSAPSYAHHSSLANCLPGRRAAGCPLIPSSSLEPPFRSNKGKSSSIKQNHLPSYVKTKTKRSKRRQRHAEALMAKLHKFKLLATQCAAPAAVASPSRSPAPSFRLRRRRTLLGLLGGGGGGSARRQQSPGKPPLPPDRPAEKRALLSHSLADLFVASPPPPVAATVEGARDEPVGVARRSGFDIVAAGARAAGVPRFVSRSLRYRLLRRTWRPVLVAIPE, from the exons ATGCTTGAGACTAAGAATCTCGTCACCTCAG gCAGAATCACCGATGGGGCGGAGCGTGATCGCGGCGGCGGCGAGAAGCGCCTGAGACTG ACTAAAGTGAAAAAATTGTCGAGTATTGGATTAGGATGTGTTGCTTCCTTTCTCAACTTCCCCCACCAAATTCCTTTCTTCCTCGAAAGATGCACCGTCCAATCTCGTGATTCCAATCCCATTCCCACCCACTCCGCTCCTTCATACGCTCATCATTCCTCCCTCGCTAACTGTCTCCCCGGTAGACGCGCCGCCGGCTGCCCTCTCATTCCCTCCTCCTCCCTCGAACCCCCCTTTCGAAGCAATAAAGGGAAAAGCAGCAGCATAAAGCAAAACCACCTCCCAAGCTACGTGAAGACCAAAACAAAGCGGAGCAAGAGAAGACAGAGGCACGCGGAAGCATTAATGGCGAAGCTGCACAAGTTCAAGCTTTTGGCGACCCAATGCGCGGCGCCGGCGGCCGTCGCCAGCCCGTCCAGGAGCCCCGCCCCCTCCTTCCGCCTCCGCCGCCGCAGGACCCTCCTGGGGCTCCTcggcggcggtggcggcggcTCCGCCCGCCGGCAGCAGTCGCCCGGGAAGCCGCCCCTGCCTCCGGATCGCCCCGCCGAGAAGCGCGCCCTGCTCAGCCACTCCCTCGCGGACCTGTTCGTCGCCTCTCCGCCGCCGCCGGTGGCCGCGACGGTGGAAGGAGCGAGAGACGAGCCCGTCGGCGTGGCGAGGAGGTCCGGGTTTGACATCGTCGCCGCCGGCGCTAGGGCCGCTGGCGTCCCGAGGTTTGTCTCGCGCAGCTTGAGGTACCGACTGCTCCGGCGAACTTGGCGCCCGGTGCTCGTTGCCATTCCGGAGTGA
- the LOC122006499 gene encoding non-specific lipid-transfer protein 2-like, which produces MAVGIDCFPIARLYVPSFTCNRSLLPINLGPLPQGSSHPALGMMKLPAILTLLIVAPVLLGPARAASPVTCNPMELSSCAGAILTSAPPTATCCSKLKEQRPCFCQYQQNPNLRGYINSDNSKKVSKSCGVPIPAC; this is translated from the coding sequence ATGGCAGTTGGAATCGATTGCTTTCCTATAGCCAGACTTTACGTCCCATCATTCACATGCAATAGATCTTTGCTTCCTATAAATCTTGGTCCTCTTCCTCAAGGATCCTCCCATCCTGCACTAGGCATGATGAAGCTGCCGGCGATCCTCACCCTCCTCATCGTTGCTCCGGTCCTCCTGGGTCCGGCGCGGGCGGCGTCGCCGGTGACTTGCAACCCGATGGAGTTGAGCTCATGCGCCGGAGCAATACTGACATCCGCGCCGCCCACCGCCACCTGCTGCAGCAAGCTCAAGGAGCAGCGGCCCTGCTTCTGCCAGTACCAGCAGAATCCCAACCTAAGAGGCTACATAAACTCCGACAACAGCAAGAAAGTTTCCAAGTCATGCGGCGTTCCGATCCCAGCATGTTGA